The sequence TTCTTTCCTGTAGACTTTGAATAGCCTAAATCCAAGTTACCACTAGGAATAGATTTCATTTCACgtcagtaaacatttactgaacacttactgTGTACCATGCATTATGCTGGCTGCCATGGGGATAAAATGCTGGATAAGAAACAAGACTTACCCTTAACAAGAGACAACCACAGTATGTTGTGATAAGTGCTAtggttacaatttttaaattgctttatcTATGTGAAACAATAGGAAAAGGCTTCACAGAGAAGATGACATTTAAGCTGAAGTTTACAGATAGAGGAGAGGGGGCTGCTGGGCATCACAGGTAAAGGAGACATCATGAATAAAGCTATAAAGGTGTGGAAGTGGGTTACATGTTGAGGAAAACCACAGGTATGCTAGTTTGGCTGGGATATATAGTCCATGAGAGAATTATATacaagaaaaatcattttttttttgtgatcAAGGGGGAACAGGGAGAAAAAATGCTGGCTTAGCAAAAGATAGACTTGAAACAGGAAGGGCAATTATGAGGCTGTGACAATAGTAATGAAGGTATAAACTTCTGATAAGGGGTATTGGGAACAGAAGGGAAGACATTTATCTCTTGCTTGCTTTCAGATTTATGCCTCCAGATGATCCTTTAGGACGCCATGGCCCAAGCCTTGAAAATTTCTTAAGAAAGAGACCTGTTGTTCCTGAACACAAGAAGCAACCATGCCCTTATGGTGAGTACCTTATGTGCAAAACTGAGTTCTGTACTAAGGAAAGCATAAGGACTCTGTGAATACTTTCTCTTCAAGATTTCCCTTTCAAATGGAAAATTCTGGCTTGTCTACTTTCTGTGAGTTAAAGTCTTGTCTTCATGTATTTTCATTTAGGTATTTAAAGAAACATCCTAGAAACTGCATGAGAAAAGGATAACTAGAATTGAAAAGATTAGTTGTTACTTGTTAAAATTAGTTGTTACTTGTGTTCTAGCTGCCTCTGTTCTGAGCAGTGTTGCTGGGGCAGGGAAATGCAAAACCCCACAGGGCTTACAGAAGCAGAAAGGACAATGCCAAATTGGGTTTTGCCCCAAGAAAGGTATCTCTCAGGCAGGTGATTGCACCCTCTGTCAACTAACAAATACCCTTCTCTTCAGATCTGTACTTACCAATTTGCTTCTAAACTTTggtttcatttacttttaaaaaaatacaggtttATAGAGTACTTTAATGATCTTACTCAAGTCCCTCTGTTACAAAGTTTGTGAGCCTAACAGTGCAACATGGGCTGCCTGGTCTGAGGCTACTTTGGATGTTCAGTCTTTTGGGGGTAATCATTTATGAACATCTGGGTTTTTTACctcaattaacatttatttaaatcataGAGTATTTTCATGTTCATTatcttcatttaatctttacaacaaccctataaTATAGGAATAATTTCAAACCTtgtttacagaagaggaaactgaggctcaggaagtaGTCActccccaaggtcacatggctagtaAGTGACATAGCTGGAATTGAAACTTAACTCTGACTGACCTCCAAGCCTGTGCTCTTTGCATTGCACCATACTGCCTACTGCTGCTCTACACCACTTCAGCACACAGGTTATGCCTAGGCAAAGCTGTGAATTATAGGAAAATGAAGGCTATTCAACTGCTTAGCTCCTAGCTTTCACACTGCAGTTTCCTCCccagctttcttcttctctctcccctcacagTGTGTGATGCCTCCTTGGTGTTGTCTGTCTCTCATCTTTATGGAAAGTTACTTTTTTGCCTTAACTCCAAACAGTAAAACTCTAACCTGAGTGACCAGATTGTTACGACAGTTTCTGGCACAGAGAGTCACACCACTATGAGAGAGGTCTTACCCCAAGGCATTATTTTTCAGGCAAAAAATGCACCTACGGCCACAAGTGCAAATACTACCATCCGGAGCGGGCCAACCAACCCCAGCGTTCGGTGGCTGATGAGCTCCGCATCAGTGCCAAACTATCCACAGTGAAAACTATGAGCGAAGGCACCCTGGCCAAATGTGGTACAGGGTTGTCTAATGCCAAAAGTGAGATAACCTCAGAAGTCAAGCGTGTGGCCCCTAAGCGCCAATCAGATCCCAGCATCCGATCGGTGGCTGTGGAACCTGAGGAATGGCTGTCCATTTCCCGTAAGCCTGAGGCCAGTTCTGTACCCTCACTTGTGACCGCCCTAAGTGTCCCCACAATCCCACCTCCCAAAAGCCATGCAGTGGGTGCACTCAACACCCGTTCGGCCAGTAGCCCAGTGCCAGGATCCTCTCATTTCCCCCACCAGAAGTCCTCATTGGAGCACATGGCCAGCATGCAGTACCCCCCAATCCTGGTTACCAACAGCCATGGGAACCCTATTAGTTATGCCGAGCAATACCCAAAGTTTGAGTCCTTGGGGGACCATGGCTACTATTCAATGTTAGGTGACTTCTCCAAAATGAACATCAACAGCATGCATAATCGAGAGTTCTACATGGCTGAAGCAGACTCGGGGATGTATGCCAGGAATCCCAACCTCTGTCCAGACAGCCGTATGAGCCATACCAGGAATGACAACTATTCCTCTTACAACAACCTGTACTTGGCTGTAGCTGATGCCCATCCTGAAGGCAGTATGAAGCTGCATCGCTCAGCATCTCAAAACCGTCTTCAGCCTTTTCCTCATGGTTACCATGAAGCCTTAATGCGAGTGCAGAGCTATGGCCCAGAGGATTCTAAGCAAGCCCCCCACAAGCAGTCGGTCCCCCACTTAGTTCTGCATGCCCAGCACCCAGCAACTGGAGCACGATCTAGCTGTCCTGGAGACTACCCCATGCCTCACAATATCCATCCTGGGGCAACCTCCCAGCCAGGACGTGCCCTGGTGATGACTCGGATGGACAGCATTTCTGACTCCCGCCTCTATGAGAGCAACCCCATGAGGCAAAGACGACCTCCTCTGTGCCGGGAACAACATGCCAGCTGGGACCCACTGCCTTGTACAACTGACTCTTATGGCTACCATTCCTATCCCTTGAGTAACAACCTCATGCAACCATGTTATGAACCAGTGATGGTACGGAGCGTGCCTGAAAAGATGGAGCAGCTTTGGAGGAATCCTTGGGTTGGAATGTGCAATGATTCCAGGGAGCATATGATCCCAGAGCACCAGTATCAGACCTACAAGAACCTCTGCAATATTTTCCCTTCCAACATTGTTCTTGCAGTGATGGAGAAGAATCCTCACACAGCAGAtgcccagcagctggcagccttGATTGTTTCTAAGCTTAGGGCTGCACGTTGACATGACATAGTATCTATTCCTTTATACAAATATGAATATTAATACTAATAATGCACTAATACTATGGTAAAAGAAACTAATAATTGTGTGTTGTGCTTTAAAAGTTGCAAACTGTTAATGTCATTGAAGCAcataacaaccctgtgaggtaagtTTTACTAATGTGTGTTTGctagacaaggaaactgaagctcagtgaGACTAAATTAtttgccaaggtcacactgctagcAAATGACCAAGTCAGAACTCACACCCAAGTCCTCTGATTCCAAGTCTCATACCCTTTTGCACTGCACCATGCAGGTAATGAGGATAAAACCCAGGGGGAGAGGCCCAAGTATAAGAAACCCCAAGAGATTCCATTATGAACGTTATCATAGTTACACATTTTATATTATGAAGTATTGATGACATATCTAATTTAGAGAACATCAAGATCAGGTCATATGTTGAATTAACCTTTTAGAATTCTTAATAGGAATATTTAAAGCTATTTAAAAGCAAATGCATACTTTATTGCATGGATATCTGACCATTTAATATCTTTATTAACCAAGCTATAGAGTCACATCAAAGCTTCTAGAGCTATATTTCAAATCTACTGTTAGGAATTATATTGCATGTATGACTGTATGCATTTAGTTTGAAATGTGTGTGTATCTCTGTATAACTTTTTATATAGTGGTAAGATAGGCTCTGCATAGTCCTTAGTCTACAGCTAAACAAATCAAAATCTGAGTTGATAATTTTATGTCACATTTCATAGTTTCAactcatttttaaagtgaaattacATGCCAATATTTGAACATTGCTTTCTCAGGCAACAGAGAAAACTATTTCCTTTGCACTTTTTTACTTATCAACATTTATTAACAGTTGTTAGCTTTTAAGTCTCTTCACCTCAGCAATTTAGGGATCAGATTCTGCCATCTTCTGCAGAATAGCTGATTGATAAGCTCAAGTTTCAAGCATAGTAGGTGTGTGCTAGACAAGCACAGAAGAGTTTGACCAGGGCCAAGGAATTTTCTACCAGAAAGATGGCCAAACTCATGCGGCATTATATGATGAACAAAAAGTTGCACTCAAGAAGGGTCTAATGGATGAGCTTTGGACTTCTGATCTATGCAGTATTCAACATCACAGAATGAAATGTAATGGAGGACAGTGCACAGACATGTAATCCACTTTCTCCTGCTGTCCACTCTTTGGGCAATAAAGTAGAACATTAGTGGAGCAGAATTTCTTTAGGAAACAAAACCAGGGGATTTTCTAGATAGAAAAAGGTAGTTTCCAAAAGAGGATGCTACATCTTTTCTAATAGCTGGCTGGCTCAGTTATGCACTTCAAATACATGCCAAGAGAGTAAACTTGCCCTTAGATAAGTCTTAGATGCATTACTAAAGAAGGCAGGACTTTGGGTTGAGTGGCATCATTTGCACAACTTGTTATCTTGCTCAGGGTGAGAACCTTTATAGCTAAATGCCTCTAGAAGAGGcatttgtagtttttctttttttaaagctgtagTAAATGAACCCCCTTTTGAATCTATTGTATAGTTCAGCATTTTGAACCATGACCAGCTCACTATTTCGTGAGCTGGAACTTGATAATTTCTATGGTCATTTTTTCATAAAAGTTAAGAAGGCCTGGCCTTGGCCTTTTGTTTCTTCATGAGAAAGTGTGACACTGCCTATAAATGTTTCTTACTCTGAAACACTCCGAATGTGAGGCTGTAGTCAGGGTTGTTTCTGGTGGTTTGATAATGGCTTGCCTACTCTTTATTGGCTCTCCATATCTGTCCTAGTTGATCAAAACTGTATATCAACAAATGTTTCCCTTCTGTTAACCATAGCTTCACATTCATGTCCTACCCTCTGATTTTTCCATCGCCCAGCATATTGAGGTGTAAAAGTATTTTCTGTCATGTAGGTCCATAGAGAGTAACAGCTGCCACTGAAGTGCTTCCTATTTCACACAAACACCATTTCATACTTTCAACTTCTTGCACCTTCTAAATCTGTCCTAAATCAGGGTATTTGACAATCTTAGAGAACTCTATTGCCTTTGTGCCAGTTAGTTCATCTTCCTACCAAAATCATCAATGGCACCAGTGTCCACTACCTGCACAATTTACCAGGAAGCACAAGATTAATCTTGACAGCTACAATTCATCTTGAACATGTTCATGTTTAGTACTCAAAAAAGTATAAGCTCCTCCCAAtgcaggaaatatttttaaggcagaatatgtatttcttatttcctAAAAACAATTGTCATTCTCTTCTCATAAAATGTGTATGAACCAAAGCTGCTAAGAGCAATGCCTAAAATAACCAGAAATGACCTTTTGTTGATACAAAttgtatctctttttttcctgattgTATAGTAACAAATGTACAAAACTCATCTTAAACTAGGTTTGGTACTGACTTTCACCATGATGTTTGTGGCACTGTGTGTCACAGGAAAGTAGCCCAGGAGACATGAGAGAGCTTTTATTTCCAACGGGCAGTAGTAGTTCATAGACAAAGACAGTTTTTCAAGGCCTCTTTATTACTATGTGCACATTGTATATACAGTTTCAAGCATTATATTGCAATAAATTCTCCTTAGCCTATTAAATTTAATATGTCCTTGCAAAAGGAATTTTGTATATCAAGTGTGTTAGTGAATCATTTGCAAGAATTGGTAAGTAGAGCTATACAATTATGAATGCATAAATCCAGCTTGTTTCTTAGTGAAGTTCTtagagaaacattttctttacatGGAGGCCTGCACACTTCTTGACTTTTACATTGTGTCTGTAATTATAAAACAGCAAATACAAAGAAGCATTGGAACCCCCTTGGCTTCCTTGATAATGAAATCAAGCTTCCTTTGTGGACCTAAGTGGGTGTCCTTCCGGATATTTACCTCAAAGCACTCAGCAGGGGTTACTGCACAGTGTTTTGTGTGGTTTTCAAGCAGTAGTACATTTTGCAAGAGGTGCTTTGCAATTTTAATTCTTCCACTGAGTTTCTGAACTCATGGAAAGTCTACACTTGTTCAGACCTTAGATTTTGTAGATtttgtgattttgttgttgttatgttttatttcaaCCTGAGGAAGTGTGACTCTGGAGTGGCATGTTCAATCCAGGGAACCTTTTCAAAGGTAGCATGCAGCCACTACACTCTCTCTTAAGGTGCAAGgtatggaagggagaaggacagatgtCTTATGGAAATGGTCTACAAACTTTTCTTCTAAGTAAttatttctgtccctctctctctccccctctctctgctaGTTTCCAGGAGAATACTTCTAAatcccatttttctattttagaatAAATTGTCTTTATACAATATTCAAACATTGATACCCATTAACCTTTGGCGCTGGGTTTTcctctaacaaaaaaaaaaaaaattcattggaGATACCATTATATCTATGCTATACAAATGCCCCTTTTGAGGGccaattttccttccttccttccttccttccttccttccttccttccttccttccttccttccttccttcctttcttccttccctccctccctccctccctccttcccttcctcccttctttccttctttcttggaGATACCGTTATATCTATGCTATACAAATGCCCCTTTTGAGGGCCaatttccctccctccatccctccctccctctggatatgtttttattgatgagaaagagagagagagagagagagagagagagagagagagagagagagagagagagagagatattgatgtgaaagagaaacatcgattagttgcctcctgaccgggaatcaaacccatgacccttcggggCAGAgggagatgctccaaccaactgagccacactggccagggctgagggccaATTTTAATACACTTTGTTTTACTCTGTGAACCAGGTCTGG comes from Eptesicus fuscus isolate TK198812 chromosome 1, DD_ASM_mEF_20220401, whole genome shotgun sequence and encodes:
- the ZC3H12B gene encoding probable ribonuclease ZC3H12B, with product MTATAAVETPKMKKSASKEEKQPPNQDSTEQGNADSEEWMNSESFPEQMSLKSSNSSDNSCQPGVVQLKKKEISSKPHRQLCRSPCLDCPSFSQSSILQDGKVDLDKEYQAKVDFALKLGYAEEQIQSVLNKLGPESLINDVLAELVRLGNKGDSEGQVNLSLLVPRGPSSREIASPELSLEIEIDSSDNLRPVVIDGSNVAMSHGNKEEFSCRGIQLAVDWFLDKGHKDITVFVPAWRKEQSRPDAPITDQDILRKLEKEKILVFTPSRRVQGRRVVCYDDRFIVKLAFDSDGIIVSNDNYRDLQVEKPEWKKFIEERLLMYSFVNDKFMPPDDPLGRHGPSLENFLRKRPVVPEHKKQPCPYGKKCTYGHKCKYYHPERANQPQRSVADELRISAKLSTVKTMSEGTLAKCGTGLSNAKSEITSEVKRVAPKRQSDPSIRSVAVEPEEWLSISRKPEASSVPSLVTALSVPTIPPPKSHAVGALNTRSASSPVPGSSHFPHQKSSLEHMASMQYPPILVTNSHGNPISYAEQYPKFESLGDHGYYSMLGDFSKMNINSMHNREFYMAEADSGMYARNPNLCPDSRMSHTRNDNYSSYNNLYLAVADAHPEGSMKLHRSASQNRLQPFPHGYHEALMRVQSYGPEDSKQAPHKQSVPHLVLHAQHPATGARSSCPGDYPMPHNIHPGATSQPGRALVMTRMDSISDSRLYESNPMRQRRPPLCREQHASWDPLPCTTDSYGYHSYPLSNNLMQPCYEPVMVRSVPEKMEQLWRNPWVGMCNDSREHMIPEHQYQTYKNLCNIFPSNIVLAVMEKNPHTADAQQLAALIVSKLRAAR